A DNA window from Caulobacter mirabilis contains the following coding sequences:
- a CDS encoding TonB-dependent receptor domain-containing protein, whose amino-acid sequence MKIQLKALLSCGAAAIALAAGQAWAADDVAEEAETVEAVVITAAPVARGNTIVTADAIAAQPAAMNIINAIQDVPGVAIRGSDAFNADPWTYGVNIRGFDINLRSSKIGQTIDGMPAYNASYYLGGAPAQKYLMSENVERIQIDQGTTGVGSASASALGGTIAYITRDPKEEAGGLVAITFGDNEARRYAGVYDTGRVLGDTTRAYVGLARFTACRWVYGCSDGSGFDEWHVEAKSVTELDKLTITARISYDDAVDDPLIEASRSFLDGTTAGDASVPAWTSTPAGVNENWAHAWSAHRENTLAYVKFDYALSDAVQFEVAPYFHHQKGQGDWAPPYQQIAIGPDGVRTIAGGTAAGSSRKRAYYGWTDASGRQRAVVQGLDYTDVDGTRITSSLCYGAGGAVSASCVPLQTYRTSLYSHDRYGFTSKARFEFGQHRVEAGVWYEKLDRDFGRAWRQIVDVRKGPDYYTAPQLIDFMQHFSTDQWKLYVEDVWTLGDLTLTGGLQKYLIEIDGETEGWDAYGKSTAPLRTSLNADSDVLFSLSALYRVNENLQVFGGFSQNYGAAGDWALEKTQTDTSKLKSSVADDFEAGLRFHGRRFSAQVTAYYINYKNAITFYSADFITGGPSGSNGGINYTAGTSGAYANTGKGIESKGVEASFVYDLSEAFKLSGALTLNDSTYQEAFTGGTANAGSVKPVAKGNEVPGAPTTLVSLGLDYRRDNFRAGVRAKHTGKTAGDAPNTPSLYLPAYTIVDLSAGYRLPLENGRAVDFQVNVTNLLDEGYIGGMLDEFTQRYTRGAPRTVSAGLSFSF is encoded by the coding sequence ATGAAGATTCAACTCAAGGCGCTGCTGAGCTGCGGCGCGGCCGCGATCGCGCTGGCCGCCGGCCAGGCTTGGGCCGCCGATGACGTCGCCGAGGAGGCCGAGACCGTCGAGGCCGTGGTGATCACCGCCGCGCCCGTCGCGCGCGGCAACACGATCGTGACGGCCGACGCCATCGCTGCGCAGCCGGCGGCGATGAACATCATCAACGCCATTCAGGATGTGCCGGGCGTGGCCATCCGCGGCTCGGACGCCTTCAATGCCGATCCGTGGACCTACGGCGTCAACATCCGCGGCTTCGACATCAATCTGCGCTCCTCGAAGATCGGTCAGACGATCGACGGCATGCCGGCCTACAACGCCTCCTACTACCTGGGCGGCGCGCCGGCCCAGAAGTATCTGATGAGCGAGAACGTCGAGCGCATCCAGATCGACCAGGGCACCACCGGCGTCGGCTCGGCCTCGGCCTCGGCGCTCGGCGGCACCATCGCCTACATCACCCGCGATCCGAAGGAAGAGGCCGGCGGTCTGGTCGCGATCACCTTTGGCGACAACGAAGCGCGCCGCTACGCCGGCGTCTACGACACCGGCCGCGTCCTGGGCGACACCACCCGCGCCTATGTGGGCCTGGCGCGCTTCACCGCCTGCCGCTGGGTCTACGGCTGCAGCGACGGCAGCGGCTTCGACGAGTGGCATGTCGAGGCGAAGTCCGTCACCGAGCTCGACAAGCTCACCATCACCGCCCGCATCTCGTACGACGACGCCGTCGATGATCCGTTGATCGAGGCTTCACGGTCGTTCCTGGACGGCACGACGGCGGGCGACGCCTCGGTCCCGGCCTGGACCTCGACCCCGGCGGGCGTGAACGAGAACTGGGCGCACGCCTGGTCGGCGCATCGCGAGAACACCCTGGCCTACGTCAAGTTCGACTACGCCCTCAGCGACGCGGTGCAGTTCGAAGTCGCGCCCTACTTCCATCACCAGAAGGGGCAGGGCGACTGGGCGCCGCCGTACCAACAGATCGCCATCGGCCCCGATGGCGTCCGCACCATCGCCGGCGGCACCGCGGCCGGCTCCAGCCGCAAGCGCGCCTACTACGGCTGGACCGACGCCTCGGGCCGTCAGCGGGCGGTGGTGCAGGGTCTCGACTACACCGACGTCGACGGGACCCGGATCACCTCGTCGCTCTGCTACGGCGCCGGCGGCGCGGTTTCCGCCTCGTGCGTCCCGCTGCAGACCTACCGCACCAGCCTCTACAGCCACGACCGCTACGGCTTCACCTCCAAGGCCAGGTTCGAGTTCGGCCAGCACCGGGTCGAGGCCGGCGTCTGGTACGAGAAGCTGGATCGCGACTTCGGTCGGGCCTGGCGCCAGATCGTCGACGTCCGCAAGGGCCCCGACTACTACACCGCGCCCCAGCTCATCGACTTCATGCAGCATTTCTCCACCGACCAGTGGAAGCTCTATGTCGAGGACGTCTGGACCCTGGGCGACCTGACCCTGACCGGCGGCCTCCAGAAGTACCTGATCGAGATCGACGGCGAGACCGAAGGCTGGGACGCCTACGGCAAGTCGACGGCGCCGCTGCGGACCAGCCTGAACGCCGACTCCGACGTGCTGTTCAGCCTGAGCGCGCTCTATCGGGTGAACGAGAACTTGCAGGTCTTCGGCGGCTTCTCGCAGAACTACGGCGCGGCGGGCGACTGGGCGCTGGAGAAGACCCAGACCGACACCAGCAAGCTGAAATCGTCGGTGGCCGACGACTTCGAGGCCGGCCTGCGCTTCCACGGTCGCCGGTTCTCGGCCCAGGTGACCGCGTATTACATCAACTACAAGAACGCGATCACCTTCTACTCGGCCGACTTCATCACCGGCGGACCGAGCGGCAGCAACGGCGGCATCAACTACACCGCCGGCACCTCGGGCGCCTACGCCAACACCGGCAAGGGCATCGAGAGCAAGGGCGTCGAGGCCAGCTTCGTCTATGACCTGAGCGAGGCCTTCAAGCTGAGCGGGGCGCTGACCCTGAACGACTCCACCTATCAGGAGGCCTTCACCGGCGGCACGGCCAACGCCGGCTCCGTCAAGCCGGTGGCCAAGGGCAACGAGGTTCCGGGCGCGCCGACCACCCTGGTCTCCCTGGGGCTCGACTATCGTCGCGACAACTTCCGGGCCGGGGTCCGCGCGAAGCACACCGGCAAGACGGCCGGCGACGCTCCGAACACGCCCAGCCTCTATCTGCCGGCCTACACGATCGTCGACCTGTCGGCCGGCTATCGTCTGCCGCTGGAGAACGGGCGGGCCGTCGACTTCCAGGTCAACGTCACCAACCTGCTGGATGAAGGCTACATCGGCGGGATGCTGGACGAGTTCACCCAGCGCTACACCCGCGGCGCTCCGCGCACCGTTTCGGCCGGCTTGAGCTTCAGCTTCTAG
- a CDS encoding LysR substrate-binding domain-containing protein, producing MAANYQHLRAFHAIALEGGVTRAARRLNVAQPTLSQQLKALEERHGVGLFESRRSPLKLTDAGRDLFALTERLFAAAADVDDMLGEAVSLTGGSLRIGSDCPPQVARIVAGFRARNPGAQVQVRMGNARDTMRWLSAAEIDVAVASDPPADGQFTYDPLYTDYLRVALPVDHPLTALTAIPIERLADETLLIREPTSKTRAFTEQALDAAQIEVRETLELQSRETIREAVCLGLGVSVFFSSECPPDPRIAYRPLSGQVREQPLRGYLVCQRDRRRSALIRAIRAVAADLVTPAG from the coding sequence ATGGCCGCCAACTATCAGCATCTGCGCGCCTTCCACGCGATCGCCCTGGAGGGCGGGGTGACGCGCGCCGCGCGCCGCCTGAATGTCGCCCAGCCCACCCTGTCGCAGCAGTTGAAGGCCCTCGAAGAACGGCATGGGGTCGGCCTGTTCGAAAGCCGACGATCACCGCTGAAGCTGACGGACGCGGGCCGCGACCTGTTCGCCTTGACCGAGCGCCTCTTCGCGGCCGCGGCCGACGTCGACGACATGCTCGGCGAAGCCGTCAGCCTCACCGGCGGCTCCCTGCGGATCGGCAGCGACTGCCCGCCGCAGGTGGCGCGGATCGTAGCCGGCTTTCGCGCGCGCAATCCCGGCGCCCAGGTGCAGGTGCGGATGGGCAACGCCCGCGACACGATGCGCTGGCTCAGCGCCGCGGAGATCGATGTCGCGGTCGCCAGCGATCCGCCGGCCGATGGTCAGTTCACCTACGATCCGCTCTACACCGACTATCTCCGGGTGGCCCTGCCCGTTGATCACCCGCTTACGGCGCTGACGGCGATCCCGATCGAACGGCTGGCCGACGAGACCCTGCTGATCCGGGAGCCCACCTCCAAGACCCGCGCCTTCACGGAACAGGCTTTGGACGCGGCCCAGATCGAGGTGCGAGAGACCCTGGAGCTGCAGAGCCGCGAGACCATTCGCGAAGCGGTCTGTCTCGGACTCGGCGTCAGCGTCTTCTTCTCCTCGGAATGTCCGCCGGATCCGCGCATCGCATATCGGCCCTTGTCGGGACAGGTGCGGGAGCAGCCGCTGCGGGGGTATCTCGTGTGCCAGCGGGACCGCCGCCGCAGCGCCCTGATCCGCGCGATACGGGCGGTCGCGGCGGATCTGGTCACGCCGGCCGGTTAG
- a CDS encoding alpha/beta hydrolase, with protein MTGPAASLTQVGSLALAWRAHGCRSDAAPVVLIHGLGQTLADWPDTLIDGLVAGGRRVLRFDNRDVGRSSRLDSHGAPPLIRLWLAAALRLPPLARPPYPLVDMATDAIGLLDALGVRSAHLVGVSMGGMIAQRIACLQPDRVASLVLVMSSSGAPGLPGPAREVSEAMSGGGSSPDLRSATARALRFRRLLAGELTAADVVELEERVERSSAYGWPEGAGPARQYAAILADRDRYKRLVEIKAPTLVIHGARDPLLPPAHGADIAARIPHARLIVDPMFGHEISSRDGTRLADQILRHAAQAEAGAVSVQRRGAAPAVAGTPNRPA; from the coding sequence GTGACCGGGCCGGCCGCCAGTCTGACGCAGGTCGGGAGCCTCGCCCTGGCGTGGCGCGCGCACGGTTGCCGGTCGGATGCGGCGCCCGTCGTCCTGATCCATGGCCTTGGCCAGACCCTGGCGGACTGGCCGGACACCTTGATCGACGGGCTGGTCGCCGGCGGTCGGCGGGTGCTGCGCTTCGACAACCGCGACGTCGGACGATCAAGCCGGCTCGACTCCCATGGGGCGCCGCCGCTGATCCGCCTATGGCTGGCGGCGGCGCTGCGCCTGCCGCCGTTGGCGCGACCGCCTTATCCGCTCGTGGACATGGCGACGGATGCGATCGGTCTGTTGGATGCGCTCGGCGTCAGGTCGGCCCATCTGGTCGGAGTCTCGATGGGTGGAATGATCGCCCAGCGCATCGCCTGCCTCCAGCCGGACCGGGTCGCCTCGCTCGTCCTGGTGATGTCGTCGTCCGGGGCCCCGGGGTTGCCGGGACCCGCCCGGGAGGTCAGCGAGGCGATGTCCGGTGGCGGAAGCTCTCCGGATCTTCGGTCCGCGACCGCGCGAGCCCTGCGGTTCCGGCGCTTGCTGGCCGGAGAGCTCACGGCCGCCGACGTCGTCGAGCTGGAGGAACGGGTGGAGCGCTCAAGCGCCTACGGATGGCCGGAAGGGGCCGGCCCAGCCCGACAGTACGCCGCGATCCTGGCCGACCGCGACCGATACAAGCGGCTCGTCGAGATCAAGGCGCCGACGCTGGTCATCCATGGCGCGCGCGATCCCTTGCTGCCGCCGGCTCACGGCGCGGACATCGCGGCGCGGATACCGCATGCGCGCCTGATCGTTGACCCGATGTTTGGGCATGAGATCTCAAGCCGCGACGGGACCAGGCTGGCCGATCAGATTCTCCGCCATGCGGCTCAGGCGGAGGCAGGCGCCGTGTCCGTCCAACGGCGAGGGGCGGCGCCGGCCGTCGCCGGGACGCCTAACCGGCCGGCGTGA